A genomic segment from Nitrospira lenta encodes:
- the miaB gene encoding tRNA (N6-isopentenyl adenosine(37)-C2)-methylthiotransferase MiaB, which produces MTNKTTPPLVHIETFGCQMNESDSELVRSLLKQDGFAFTEDRERADVMLMNTCAIRENAHNKVYGHLGELQAVKKERPLVVGVLGCMAQSLKDELTKKVPLIDVLAGPDAYRQLPMLITNALQAQEQGFAKKSFALDLSEYETYEGVLPDREGGVNAWITVMRGCDNFCSFCVVPYTRGRERSRDPQSVLVEAQQAAALGYKQITLLGQNVNSYRSGDWDFAALISAVADTPGIERVRFTSPHPKDYPRSLIEAIAAHPKICKHIHLPLQSGSDRILDLMGREYTAADYSKLVDQIKGMIPDIVLTTDIICGFSTETEQDFESTCRLVEQTRFHSAFVFAYSERKNTIAARKFQDDIPEEVKGNRVKRLVELQREIGGARNREYVGQTLPVLVEREATRSPNRWMGKTDGNIAVIWDKALEPLQPGALTHRRITDSSVAALFAE; this is translated from the coding sequence TCGTCCGCTCATTGCTCAAACAGGACGGGTTCGCCTTCACCGAAGACCGTGAGCGGGCCGATGTGATGCTGATGAACACCTGCGCGATTCGGGAGAACGCGCACAACAAGGTCTACGGCCATCTCGGAGAATTGCAGGCGGTCAAGAAAGAGCGGCCGCTCGTCGTCGGTGTGTTGGGTTGTATGGCGCAAAGCCTCAAAGATGAGTTGACGAAAAAAGTGCCGCTGATCGACGTGCTCGCCGGTCCCGATGCCTATCGCCAGCTCCCCATGCTGATTACAAATGCATTGCAGGCGCAGGAACAGGGGTTTGCCAAGAAGTCTTTTGCCCTGGACCTTTCTGAATACGAAACCTACGAAGGGGTGCTGCCGGATCGTGAAGGCGGGGTCAATGCCTGGATCACCGTCATGCGCGGTTGCGACAATTTTTGCAGTTTTTGCGTCGTCCCCTATACCCGCGGACGTGAGCGTTCACGCGATCCTCAGAGCGTCCTGGTCGAAGCGCAGCAAGCCGCAGCCCTCGGATACAAACAAATTACGTTGCTCGGGCAGAATGTGAACTCCTATCGTTCCGGAGACTGGGACTTTGCCGCACTCATCTCTGCCGTGGCCGACACCCCTGGTATCGAACGGGTCCGCTTCACTTCGCCACACCCTAAGGACTACCCGCGTTCACTGATCGAGGCGATCGCCGCACACCCAAAGATCTGTAAGCACATCCATCTGCCGCTCCAATCCGGGAGCGATCGCATTCTCGACCTGATGGGACGCGAGTACACCGCCGCCGATTATTCCAAGTTGGTTGACCAGATCAAGGGAATGATCCCGGATATCGTCCTGACCACCGACATCATCTGTGGATTCAGTACAGAGACTGAGCAAGACTTTGAGAGCACCTGTCGACTCGTCGAACAGACCCGATTTCATTCAGCCTTTGTCTTTGCCTACTCTGAACGGAAGAACACCATCGCCGCCAGAAAGTTTCAGGACGACATACCGGAAGAGGTGAAAGGCAATCGCGTCAAACGGCTTGTGGAGCTTCAGCGCGAGATCGGCGGGGCAAGGAATCGTGAATATGTTGGCCAGACGCTCCCCGTTCTCGTCGAACGGGAAGCCACCCGTTCACCTAACCGCTGGATGGGTAAAACCGACGGAAACATTGCCGTCATTTGGGATAAAGCCCTTGAACCGCTCCAACCTGGCGCACTCACGCATCGTCGGATCACCGACTCATCGGTTGCCGCACTATTCGCTGAGTAG
- a CDS encoding ribonuclease H-like domain-containing protein translates to MKVVLDIETIQAPRAEWAHLVGKEHPPEEESSRHGGMDLFEAGAAEEARHAEDEQYAKSAFDGTFSKIVCIGLLEFSDQMEARSAVAWYGSNEKELLRQFWARIAQDRPTLFITHNGLGFDLPFIKKRSIIHQVKPSYDISLAKFRAEPVYDTMAIWSNWDTRGWVKLDVLARALHVETKSGSGSQVAEMWEKGQGQELARYCLQDTYVTYACYCRMNFRQPLSSEVVLLQPELLELL, encoded by the coding sequence ATGAAAGTCGTATTGGATATTGAGACGATTCAAGCGCCGCGTGCGGAATGGGCACATTTGGTCGGAAAAGAGCACCCGCCAGAAGAGGAATCGTCCAGGCACGGGGGGATGGATCTTTTTGAAGCCGGTGCCGCTGAAGAAGCGCGTCATGCGGAAGATGAGCAGTATGCCAAATCGGCGTTCGATGGGACCTTCAGTAAGATTGTCTGCATCGGCCTGCTCGAATTTTCCGATCAGATGGAAGCGCGCAGTGCGGTGGCCTGGTATGGGAGCAATGAAAAGGAACTACTCCGTCAGTTCTGGGCCAGGATTGCGCAGGACCGGCCTACCTTGTTCATTACTCATAACGGCCTCGGATTCGATCTGCCGTTTATTAAAAAGCGATCGATAATTCACCAGGTGAAACCAAGCTACGACATCAGTCTGGCGAAGTTTCGGGCCGAACCTGTCTATGACACGATGGCGATCTGGAGTAACTGGGACACGCGGGGGTGGGTCAAGCTGGATGTGTTAGCGCGCGCGCTTCATGTGGAAACCAAGTCGGGCAGCGGATCGCAGGTGGCAGAGATGTGGGAGAAGGGGCAGGGACAGGAGTTGGCCCGGTATTGTCTGCAAGATACGTATGTGACGTATGCGTGTTATTGTCGAATGAACTTTCGGCAACCCCTGTCTAGTGAAGTGGTTTTGCTCCAGCCGGAGTTGCTGGAGCTCTTGTAG
- a CDS encoding (deoxy)nucleoside triphosphate pyrophosphohydrolase, with amino-acid sequence MTVIEVAAGLIQRDGRYLIARRKAGVHLAGYWEFPGGKREGGESLEDCLRRELREELNVVVGIPLPYRIVRHEYPEKIVELHFFRCVIESGEAEALDCAELRWVLPEEFNQFTFPPADAVILESLQRDAIMESR; translated from the coding sequence ATGACCGTCATCGAGGTGGCCGCCGGTTTGATTCAGCGCGATGGGCGGTATCTGATTGCCCGGAGGAAGGCCGGTGTGCATCTCGCCGGCTATTGGGAATTCCCCGGGGGAAAGCGTGAAGGCGGAGAATCGTTGGAAGACTGTCTTCGGCGAGAACTGCGCGAAGAGTTAAACGTGGTGGTCGGTATTCCGCTGCCCTATCGGATTGTGCGGCATGAGTATCCGGAGAAGATCGTGGAGCTACATTTCTTTCGTTGTGTGATTGAAAGCGGCGAAGCTGAGGCATTGGATTGTGCGGAGCTTCGTTGGGTGTTGCCGGAGGAGTTCAATCAGTTCACCTTTCCACCTGCTGACGCAGTTATTCTCGAGTCTTTGCAGCGTGATGCAATTATGGAGTCGCGATGA
- a CDS encoding A/G-specific adenine glycosylase, with amino-acid sequence MPSSSKSPRRKTRSKAQSPALTPSQKRRFQQRLLKWYGEHGRDLPWRKTSDPYHILVSEVMLQQTQVDRVIPKYHEFLDRYPSFEHLAEAPVADVKKTWYPLGYNIRPERLHSIACETVERYGGQLPNDAEELLSFKGIGRYTAGAIRSFAFNEDAPILDTNVIRVLHRVFIAEGDPKAQKAQLWELSEALIPRGKGYDFNQAIMDFGAMVCTARDPYCLLCPMKSICKTYPFDAASNRK; translated from the coding sequence ATGCCCTCCTCATCCAAATCCCCTCGAAGAAAGACCCGGTCAAAGGCTCAGAGTCCCGCACTCACACCGTCACAGAAACGCCGGTTTCAGCAGCGTTTACTCAAGTGGTACGGCGAGCATGGACGTGATTTGCCTTGGCGTAAGACGTCCGATCCGTACCACATTCTTGTTTCAGAGGTGATGTTGCAGCAGACGCAGGTCGATCGGGTGATTCCCAAGTACCATGAGTTTCTTGATCGTTATCCGAGTTTCGAGCATCTGGCGGAGGCGCCGGTCGCCGATGTGAAGAAGACCTGGTATCCGTTGGGCTATAACATCCGGCCGGAGCGGCTCCACAGCATCGCGTGTGAAACGGTGGAGCGATACGGCGGGCAGTTACCCAATGATGCGGAAGAGCTGCTGTCCTTTAAAGGGATTGGGCGCTATACGGCCGGGGCGATTCGTTCCTTCGCGTTCAACGAAGACGCCCCCATTCTCGATACGAACGTGATCCGGGTATTGCATCGCGTGTTTATCGCCGAAGGCGACCCCAAAGCGCAAAAGGCGCAGCTGTGGGAGTTGTCCGAGGCCTTGATTCCGAGAGGCAAGGGCTATGATTTCAATCAAGCCATTATGGATTTCGGCGCGATGGTCTGCACCGCGCGCGATCCCTATTGCTTGCTGTGTCCGATGAAGTCGATCTGCAAGACGTATCCGTTCGATGCCGCGTCTAACAGGAAATAG
- a CDS encoding PilZ domain-containing protein — MRSLTPQSKREREKDELRQQTRYRVEFPITSTGDCITTGTVYNLGLGGCKIMSAARVTLEIGAILKLELHPPKLAPISVHAATVRWTMEDDFGVDFLGMQESDRDRLAQLIEQLSEES, encoded by the coding sequence ATGCGATCACTTACACCTCAATCTAAGCGTGAACGGGAAAAGGACGAATTACGCCAACAAACCCGCTATCGCGTCGAATTCCCGATCACAAGCACCGGCGACTGTATCACCACAGGTACCGTGTACAACCTCGGCCTGGGTGGATGCAAGATCATGAGCGCCGCACGAGTCACCTTGGAAATAGGCGCCATCCTCAAACTGGAACTCCATCCGCCCAAGCTCGCGCCGATCTCTGTCCATGCGGCCACCGTCCGATGGACCATGGAAGATGATTTCGGCGTCGACTTTCTCGGCATGCAGGAATCAGATCGAGATCGATTGGCGCAATTGATTGAGCAGCTATCAGAGGAGTCCTGA
- a CDS encoding PilZ domain-containing protein has translation MVTRKFPRFPTSISSILVQRDRLKYNAALRDVSVKGCRVESVIRPFTGMQLEVSLQLPGEASPITITNAAVRWTGSHGIGIEFLTIAPPQLERLTQLITKLSSATHAA, from the coding sequence ATGGTCACCCGGAAGTTTCCCCGATTCCCGACGTCAATCTCGAGCATCCTCGTCCAGCGGGATCGATTGAAGTATAACGCCGCGCTTCGCGATGTTTCCGTCAAAGGCTGCCGAGTCGAAAGCGTCATTAGACCGTTTACCGGCATGCAATTAGAAGTCTCCCTGCAACTTCCCGGCGAAGCCTCCCCGATCACGATCACGAATGCCGCCGTGCGCTGGACCGGCTCGCATGGCATCGGTATTGAATTCCTTACCATTGCGCCCCCGCAACTCGAACGGCTCACTCAATTGATCACTAAGCTCTCATCCGCCACGCACGCCGCCTAA
- a CDS encoding type II toxin-antitoxin system RelE family toxin yields the protein MAWFRLAFRPTVIQDLTPVDPAMAQRLFDKTKWIASNVDNLRHEPVAPDLPGLSKYAVGDWRIFYSIDRADSLVDIHAIVPRALLR from the coding sequence ATGGCCTGGTTCCGCCTCGCCTTCCGGCCAACCGTCATCCAGGACCTGACACCGGTCGATCCCGCCATGGCTCAACGGCTCTTCGACAAAACAAAATGGATCGCATCGAACGTCGACAACCTGCGCCACGAACCGGTCGCGCCGGACCTGCCGGGCCTGTCGAAATATGCTGTCGGGGATTGGCGGATTTTTTATTCGATCGATCGCGCCGACTCGCTCGTAGACATCCACGCCATCGTCCCGCGCGCCCTACTCCGGTAG
- a CDS encoding NUDIX hydrolase, protein MKFCSTCGAPVSQKIPAGDNVLRYVCDHCHAIHYHNPKIVAGCIPEWEGQILLCRRGIEPRLGLWTFPAGFMEIGETTEEAAARETKEEALADVEITALYAVLSMPHIGQVYMVFRGRMLTPEFGVGTESLEVRLFPRHAIPWDGMAFPVVTEALRRYVKDAEDGQFSLHLASVNDRMPPEPVPDL, encoded by the coding sequence GTGAAATTCTGCAGCACCTGCGGGGCCCCGGTCAGTCAAAAGATCCCAGCCGGCGATAATGTGTTGCGCTATGTGTGCGACCATTGCCACGCTATTCATTACCACAATCCCAAGATTGTCGCTGGCTGTATTCCCGAGTGGGAGGGGCAGATTTTGTTGTGCCGGCGCGGGATTGAACCGCGGCTGGGGCTCTGGACGTTTCCGGCCGGATTTATGGAGATCGGGGAGACGACAGAAGAGGCGGCAGCCCGGGAGACGAAGGAAGAGGCGCTGGCGGATGTGGAGATTACGGCGCTCTATGCCGTGCTCAGTATGCCGCATATCGGGCAGGTCTATATGGTGTTCCGTGGACGGATGCTCACGCCGGAGTTTGGAGTCGGCACGGAAAGCCTGGAAGTTCGCCTGTTTCCCCGCCATGCGATTCCATGGGATGGCATGGCCTTTCCCGTGGTGACTGAAGCCCTTCGCCGTTATGTGAAGGATGCGGAGGACGGACAGTTTTCGCTGCATCTGGCGAGCGTGAATGATCGGATGCCGCCTGAGCCGGTTCCTGATTTATGA
- a CDS encoding THUMP domain-containing class I SAM-dependent RNA methyltransferase, with protein sequence MDNTNYRCFAPCPRGLEALLQQELAALGATDLRPTEGGVGFSGTLAIVYRTNLESRIASRILLEVAQVSYRNEQDIYAAASALPWPQWFQASRTIKVKTSAQHCPLKSLDFVTLRIKDAICDTFTKLKGARPSVNSNRPDIRIDAFLDATQLTLYLGTTGDSLFKRGFRESTVDAPLRENLAAGIVQLTGWNGTTPLLDPLCGGGTIPLEAAMLARNIAPGLGRRFAFELFSNFDAALWKTVQAQAHAKQLPASPAPIYASDRDARAVQTAKDQFIRAGVADNIALSQTDLFDLTPPQEPGIIVMNPPYGVRLGTQADLDVFYPKLGAWLKTRCVGWRVYLFTGDLRAPKLIGLAPTKRTPLFNGAIECRLYEFIIVQGGARRRLTAPTQT encoded by the coding sequence ATGGATAACACAAACTACCGTTGCTTTGCACCCTGTCCACGCGGCCTCGAAGCGTTGCTGCAGCAGGAATTGGCCGCCCTCGGGGCCACCGATCTGCGCCCGACCGAAGGCGGCGTCGGCTTCTCCGGCACCCTCGCCATCGTCTATCGGACCAATCTCGAAAGCCGCATCGCCAGCCGCATCCTTCTGGAAGTCGCGCAGGTTTCCTATCGCAACGAACAGGATATCTACGCCGCGGCCTCCGCCCTCCCCTGGCCGCAATGGTTCCAGGCCTCGCGCACCATCAAAGTCAAAACCAGCGCGCAACACTGTCCGCTCAAAAGCCTCGACTTCGTCACCCTGCGTATCAAGGATGCCATCTGCGACACCTTTACGAAGCTGAAGGGCGCCCGCCCCAGTGTGAATTCCAATCGCCCGGACATTCGCATCGACGCCTTTCTCGATGCCACTCAGCTCACGCTCTATCTCGGAACCACCGGGGACTCGCTCTTCAAGCGCGGCTTCCGCGAGTCCACCGTCGATGCGCCATTACGCGAGAATCTGGCCGCCGGCATTGTCCAACTCACCGGCTGGAACGGGACCACGCCACTCCTTGATCCCCTCTGCGGCGGCGGGACGATTCCACTCGAAGCCGCCATGCTCGCCAGAAACATAGCCCCCGGCCTGGGTCGGCGCTTCGCCTTTGAACTGTTTTCGAATTTCGACGCGGCCCTCTGGAAAACCGTCCAAGCTCAGGCCCACGCCAAACAATTGCCCGCCAGTCCAGCTCCCATCTATGCCTCTGATCGGGACGCCCGCGCCGTACAGACCGCCAAAGATCAGTTCATCCGCGCAGGAGTCGCCGACAACATCGCACTGAGTCAAACAGATCTCTTCGACCTCACTCCGCCGCAAGAACCGGGCATCATCGTCATGAATCCCCCCTATGGCGTCCGGCTCGGAACCCAAGCCGATCTGGACGTGTTCTATCCCAAACTCGGCGCCTGGCTGAAAACCCGTTGCGTCGGCTGGCGCGTCTATCTGTTTACCGGCGACCTCCGCGCCCCGAAGCTCATCGGCCTCGCTCCCACCAAACGCACCCCTCTCTTCAACGGCGCCATCGAATGCCGCCTCTACGAATTTATCATCGTCCAAGGCGGAGCACGGCGCCGACTCACCGCACCAACACAGACCTGA